The nucleotide window gtgccgcacACCAACTCTGAAAACCGTCTTTAACTCGCAAGCCGAAGCCGGCTGCTGCCCAGAGGCCAGTGTGCTGACCCCTGTCTCAAATCATTCGTTCACTGAAGAGGTTAGGAGGCATTATCTCTGAGGTCACTTCCCAAAGTCTCTATGCAATTATAAATAGGGCTGacggggtggggatggggggcggAGAGTGGCTACATGTCTAGTCATTTAAACATCCACATAGTGAAGATTTCAAGTTGGGAGTTTCAAAAGATTGAATTTCAGACTTAAGTTCCGAATTATCTCAAAATTGAATTGCCTGTTCCCTTCCACCCCCTCCCAACTCTGTGAAATGTATCACAGCAACTGTAACCATGATCACCCCCGTCCACTATGATGAAACTTAGGGCTTTTGGTGACAAAGATAACTTCTACTGTATCTACCTCCTTCAGCCAGCACAATGCCCAGTAGGTGATATAGGTCCagtgtttgttaaataaatacaACACACAGCTaggatttttaatttgttcttgtAACTCTGTATACTCGTTAAGAGGGGTTTTATTCTCCCGCctgcactgtagcatagcggacagcgcctgcagggctggcatccacgtgggtgccacttcatgtcccggctgctccacttgggcccaagtgcttggggcctgccacTTGCACGGGacacccagatggggctcctggctcggctccagcctggctcagccctggccatcgcggccacttggggagtgagccactgatAGAcgcgctctctgtctctgtaattttcATATATATCCTTAAAAAAATCCCATGCTACAGTTTTCCACCAAGCAGGTAGGCAGCAAGTACAGCCTCCGTGCTGCAGCACAGCAGTAGTAACTCAGTGTCCTGGCTGAGGTCAGCAAAAACACGGCTgactctcagctctgccactcaccagTCTGTCTCCCTAAGCCTCAAGTTCCCTGCTCCTGTAAACTGGGGAAGACCACTGCATCTGTTTCTTAATgtagttttttggtttgttttttttgttttttgtttttttttgacaggcagagttagacagtgagagagagacagaaaggtcttccttccgttgattcacccccccaaaatggctgttacggccggcacagccaggagccaggtgcttctcctggtctcccatggggtgcagggcccaagcacctgggccatcctccactgcactcccgggccacagcagagagctggcctggaagaggggcaaccgggacagaatccggcaccccaaccggttctagaacccggtgtgccggtgctgcaggtggaggattagcctagtgagccgcggtgccggcctcttaaTGTACTTTTAAAGATTAAGTGAGAAAATATGTATAAAGCACTAGCTTAGTTCCTGGCAAACAGAAATTGTTAaacaactatcttttttttttttaagatttatttatctgaaaagcagagtcatggggggggggggggatgtctcCCAaatggtggccagggctgggacaggccaaagccaggagccaggagcaccttatgggtctcccatgtgggtgacagggctcaagcacttgggccgtcctctgttgctttcccaggtgcattagcagggagcagccaggacttgaatcggcacccacactggatgctggcagtgcaggcagcagttttacctgctttgcTATCTAATCAACTCCCTTAGTAACCAAGCATCTCCTGTCTGTAATAATACACTTCTCCTAAGAATTTACTCTCCAGGGGCAGGAGTCTGGCACCGCAGTGaggatgctgcttggggcacctgcaccaCACAGAGACTTggctgaagtcccagctctggggcGGCACCTACCActcagctgcaggctcctggctctggcctggcctaccccGGGCATTTCAGGGGAacacagtgaatggaagatctcggtGTGGGCTGTGGCCGCCTGGTCAGCCGGTTAAGCtacgcctgtgatgccggcatcccgtgtcgCAACGCTGGTTCGAGCTCCGTCTCTCTGGTGCGCttatcaaatacataaacatgATCAACCTGCCGAACACCCAAAGTATCCAGTGCCACACACTAAAAAATCTACTCTCCCTACTGCAGCCAAAATGACGTCACTTAAACTGCAAATATTCAGGCTCGAACTTTAACCCTCAGGGTCCCACTCCCGCCTACCTGCCCCTTTGCAACCGATGGCCCGGCCCACGAGCCCCGGGGCCGAGGCCGATCCGGGCCGCCCCAGAAAGGCCCCGGCGGGCCCCCGTCCGCTCCCCGGACCCCGCCGACTCCTCGCTCGCTCCCACGCCCGCCGCCGAATGCCCGGGCCATCACAGCCCGCGGGCTACCTGTGCCAGAACTCGCGCGAGGGCCACACTGTGCCCCAGCCCCGCTCCTtccgggccacagccaggagctccaggttGCGGGGGTTGCGGTTGGTGAACTCCGGGGCCACGGCTTCGTTCTCCTGTGGGTCCGCTTCAGGCTTCGCCGCGGGTGCGGACGCCGTCGAGAGGGCCGCCAGCCCGCACCCTGAGAAACGCAAGCGACCACGCGGCTCAGAAGCGGCAGCCGCCCGGAGCGCCCGCCCCCGGGGTCCTGGACAGCTCACCCCCGGGCCTGCCTGGGTCTTcggccaccgccaccgccaccgccgcgCGCTGCCCTGCGGTGGGGACGGAGGGAGAGACGGGGCGACGCGAATTACCGGGGCTCCTGCTAGCCGACACCACCTCCCAGAGCCGCGACCGAAGGGCCATCGCGGAGCGGATCTCGGGCAACGCTGCAGACAACGCAGGCCTCCTTCTCCTCACCGGGACCTCAGCGACTCTCCGGCCGCAGCCATGCTAGCTCAGCTAGGGATGTACGGTCGCCTAGGTCATTGACTCGGCCATGCGAGAGACGCTGCGGACCCGGAACTAACAAGCCCCTGGCCGCTGAGTGGCCAAGGGGGCTGTCTGTTATCCCCGATTGGCCAATCACAGCCTACGTCGGGACGCATGCGGGCCCTAGAGCCCACAGGCAaggccccgggggcggggcgaggacGCTGTCACGCTACCTGCTCTGAGCCTCTCAGGTCGCAACGTGGACCCCGGTCGCTGTGGGCTGGGCACATGCGACTGGAAACTGAGAATGGGCACAAGATCGTTTCCTTCTCTAAAGGCTGTTCCCCGAAATGGACATTTTTCTCCGCCGGCCCACAGAAAAACCGTGCCTTTCTCACCCAGGCTCAAGACCCGGATGAAAACCTGGCCGATTTGCCTCATGCTCCGCAAGTATTTACGTAGTAAAAGGACGAAACCGTACGAAGGCGAGACTCGCTCAGAACTCCTGCCCTGAAGGGGCTCGCCCACCTATTACAGCCCCGCCCTCCCGATCACATTTTCTAGAAGGCACTAGAATGTCTAAGTGCGCCTGCGCAACCTTGCCCGGCAAGCAGGTGCAGCCGAGCACTTCCTTTTCCTCCGACAGTCCACGAGCCTGACTTCCGGTCTCCCCTTTCGCGCCCTTCTTACCTGCTCTTTAATTGGACAAAGCTACAGAGCCCGCCCCCTTATGTAACCTCACTTCCGGCGCGCTCGCGTCCCCGTCCCTCTTTCTCCGCCTCTTCCTTGTTTCCCGCCGTGCCTcgcggccgggccgggggcgtTGGGGAGCGGCGAGGCGGTGTTTCCCAGCAGCCCTCGCGGCGTCGCTCGGGCCCTTTGCACGCCGCCGCCCGACATCACTACCGACAGCCCGGTCGTCGGCGGTCTGAGCGAAGTCGACGCGCGCCCTGCCGCGAAGATGGAGGGGCCCTTGTCTGTGTTCGGGGACCGCAGCACCGGGGAGGCGATCCGCTCCCAGAACGGTAAGGCCGGGCGTGGCGCCGGCCCGCGCTGCCCCGCTGCGGTCTCCGCTGCGCCGCGGCCGCCTGCGCCCCCCCGGTCGCTCCAGCCCGCCGGGCGAGGGGCCTGAGAGCGCGGCGCGTCCCGGGGGCGGCTGCCGGGGCGGGCGCCGGACGCGGTCTCGGCGCCGGACACGTGCCCGGCCGCCCTTTTGTTCGGGCCTGGGGCGGCGGCCACCTGCGCGCGCCGCGGATGGGCGGGGGCCGCGCGGGGCTCGGGGTCTCGGCCGGCCAGGCGTCCGCGCGGCGACCCCTCGGCTCGTGGGCCGAAGAGCAGGCGTGCCTTCCGCGGGGAGCGCCGGCGTGGAATCGCGCGGGGCGGGCGTGCTCACCCCGGCCGGCCAGGGAGCGCCGCGGGCACCTGCCTGTCGCTGCTTTGGTTCGGCGGAGGGGTGGGTCTCCTGACCGCACTTGGTTTCCCGTTGGGCACAGTGATGGCTGCGGCTTCGATTGCTAACATTGTGAAAAGCTCGCTTGGTCCGGTGGGCTTGGACAAGATGCTGGTGGACGACATCGGTGTAAGTGCACCTGCCGGTCGGGGCGGGGGGCCGGAGGGGGGGGGTCCTCAGTGTGTGACGCCGCTCTGGTCACCCTCTCGGGAGGGTGCGGGTGGCGGCAGGCGGCAGGGCTGCGGTGGTTGACGGTGTCCCCCGTGGCTTTCCAAGGACGTGACCATCACTAACGACGGGGCCACCATCCTGAAGCTGCTGGAGGTGGAGCATCCCGCAGCCAAGGTGCTTTGTGAGCTGGCCGACCTGCAGGATAAGGAAGTCGGAGACGGGACCACCTCCGTGGTAGGTCGGCGGCCGGTAGCGGCCGTCCTCGGCTCGGGCTTTCACGATGGGGCGATGGGAACGCGCTGACGTGTGATTGCCGAGCTGTGGCGCGCACGGGAGGTAGACAGGTCTTGGTGCGGACGGTGTTAACTCTGACCAGGTCAGGGTGCTGTGCGGGGGAGATGTGTCACTAGGTGGGACGTCAGCCCCGACGGGATGCAGCCCACTTCCCCCGAGCAGCGAGGTGGGCTTTGTCCCAGCAACCTGCTTAATacgacttttatttttttttaaacgattCTTGGTTTCTCATAAGAATGGTTAAGAACAAAAGGCCAGATGGCCCAAGGTAGCATGAATCCCTGAAATGTAAATGACAGGTTTTTAGTTCCTGCTGAGCACTTGATCTCTGAGGATGATGGGTGCGTCCTGGCTGTGCCCTGCGGGACTCTGGCTCAGCCAGAACCCTGGGCAGCCTCCTCTCTGGTCCAGGCGTTCGCAGTTCTTGTCCAGCTTCTAGGAACCAGCTGTTGGGTTCCCCAGCATTCCCGCCGCCGTCTGGCTGATCCCTGACCATGGCAGTGCTTCTGCATCCGTGGTGGCAGACATCCGACGCGGCGTCGGCAGGGCCCTGTGTGTTTTCTCCGCAGGTCATCATCGCAGCAGAACTGCTGAAGAACGCGGACGAGCTGGTCAAGCAGAAAATCCACCCCACCTCAGTCATCAGTGGCTACCGGCTTGCCTGCAAGTAAGATTGCGTACGCTCAGAGAGGGTGACGTTTTTTAAAATCCTGATTTGGACGGTAGAGttagggaggggggagagacagcctccatccgctggttcactccccggatagcTGCAGTGACCAgcgctgtgccaggccaaagccaggagcctgggttttcttccaggtctcctgtgttggtgcagggccccagataCTTGCaccgtcttctgcttttcccaggcacgccAGCAGGGAGGCGGGTCCACATGAGCACCGGGTCTCCTGCGCCCGTATGCAATGCTAGCATCACACAGGCCCTGGAAAAACGTATTTGATGAACTGATAAACAGGTGTCTGTTAATGTGTTGACTagtggctaatttttttttctttatgactaAATTTCAGTTTGAAAAAGCTGCATTCTAGCACTTTAGCATTTATGCATGAAGTACACGGTGAAGCCAGTATCTTGCCTTTCCCATTTGACTACCACGTTTTCTCCAATTAGTAGATTTCAGTGGCTATGCTTATGGGATAGATGAAAACTGCCATGATCTGAAGAGGGAGAGGATTTGGTACCCTCCTTCTATATGAAATGGCTGGACAGAAGATGGCCTGTGACAGTTGGATGCTATCCGAAATGTGATAAAACCAAACCCTTGAGTGGTGAATTGATCAGTGTTTCTCCCCACACTAAACAGGGAAGCGGTGCGCTATATCAGTGAAAACCTGATTATCAACACGGATGAACTCGGGAGAGATTGCCTGATTAACGCTGCGAAGACGTCAATGTCTTCCAAAATCATCGGGATGTATCCTTGTGGTTGCCCAATACGGGTCAGCCGGTCTGTGCCCGTCATTGTGGAATAGTGCATATCAGTGCAAAATGAGGTTGCAGCAGAGATGAGCGATGCTGGGAGTTGCCTGTTGCCTTCCCTGAATTTTTACAGTGAAAAGATACATAAAGCGCGTATAAAAGTGATTGAATTGCAGATAGTGATAAGTAATATTGCAGGATTTTGGTGGCAGAAATAATGCTTGTTTGATAAATAAGATTACCAAATGGGGGTCTCCTCACATTACTTTTGATTTTCATGTGTACCCTGTGGTCATTCCAAATTTTGTGGTTACCCTTAACTGTTGGCTTAGAAACGGAGATTTCTTCTCTAATATGGTGGTAGATGCCGTGCTTGCTGTTAAATATACAGACGTACGAGGCCAGCCTCGCTACCCAGTCAACTCCATCAATATTCTGAAAGCCCACGGGAGAAGCCAGACCGAGAGCATGCTCGTCAGTGGCTACGCTCTCAACTGTGTGGTGGGATCTCAGGGTAAGGGGTGGGGTCTGCTCAGAGAATGGGGTGGACTTATCTGAGTGGCAGGAGCGATGGAGATCTCACGTCTGCTGGCTTACTTGCCAGAGCAgaggccacaggagccaggaactccatccgggtctctcacgtgggtggtaggggcctaagaACCAgggaccatcttgtgctgccttcccaggcgcgctagcagggagctggcgctctgatagggaatgctggctttgcaggcagcagcttccctCCCTgcgccacaaccctggcccttaAAACTGGCCCATCTGGGTTGTGCGCGTTGCGTGTTTTGTGGCTTACACACATGTAGCTTGTTAGGATGAGTGCACATGGAAGAAATGCTGCTTGTTTGGTGCCATTGAACTGTTGAGATGAAATGTGAATTAATGCCTTCGTGACTCTTGGGGTCTGGGGTGAATGTGTGGTTGATGAAGCAGCATTGTTATGGTGACTGTAATGGAACTGAATATTCTGTTCAATTACAGGCATGCCCAAGAGAATAGTTAATGCAAAAATTGCTTGCCTAGACTTcagcctgcagaaaacaaaaatgaagctcGGTGTACAAGTGGTCATTACAGACCCTGAAAAATTGGACCAAATTAGGCAGAGGTATGTTGAGAGAATATTTTTGGTCTTTGACAAGGATGTTTATAAATTATTGGACTAGGTGACAGTAAACTAAAAGGAGTGCTGTGTCTGAGGTCATGGAGCTGGTTTAAGAACCATTTTTTAGGCAGTAGCATGTGTTGTTGAACTGGAGTTTCTGAGTGTGAATATCTTGAAGGACTTTAACATTTCTAACAAAGTCACACCGTTTTGCATAGTGTTAGATTAAAGTAGTTAATCcgttgggccacagcaccagctcctaggTGGTGTAGCCTTAACTTTACACACCTGGACTACATCGTATTTATTTGGGCTCTGATCAACAGAACAGTGCAGAGTTGAGCACGAGGGGAAACAGTAGTCGGCACACGGTGCACGAGCTGCTAGCATGACTCAGAAGTCTGCAGCCAGCAGTAGCAGGCGCCCACCCAGTACTAGGTCCTTCATTACCCTGTTATCCCTGGCAAGCGTGCTTGAATAGCTGGTGGGGAGCAGCGTCCCTCAGCCACTGGACCGACGTGCTGTGCTGCGTTCACAGCTGCTGTGGGCTCACGGCAGTGGGGTGGTCCCAGCTGTTTTCTCTGGTACGGGCCCACTGTTGACCAGAGTGCAGTTATGTAGTGGGCAGCACGCCTCTACTGCCCCAAGTCTTGTAGCTTCTGCACCACACCTGACCTCTTTGCAGACACTTCATGCTGGATTTGACTGATAGGGGGTTTCCTTGAAAATGCTCAGCTTCTCAGCCACCTAACCCATAAAGCTCTTCGTTTTCTAGTCTGATCCGCAGGTCTACCCAGGATCCCTTTCTAGACCTCCTTAGCTGGGTGTATGCCTGTGTCCATCTTCGCATACAACAATAGTTAATACTTGCTGGGGGAATGAACAGTAATTCCTCCCTCCAAGAGATCCTGAGGGCAGGCTCCTTCGTATTTGGGGGAGgggtatttcaaaggcagaatgatggcttccatctgcttgtccaccTCTTAAAcacctgcaagagccagagctatgccaggctgaagccaggagccaggaactccatctagactCCTgcatggtgacagggacccgagtgcatggaccatcatcctctgccttcccatgtgcatccgcagggagctgg belongs to Oryctolagus cuniculus chromosome 5, mOryCun1.1, whole genome shotgun sequence and includes:
- the MRPL18 gene encoding large ribosomal subunit protein uL18m isoform X1 — protein: MALRSRLWEVVSASRSPGNSRRPVSPSVPTAGQRAAVAVAVAEDPGRPGGCGLAALSTASAPAAKPEADPQENEAVAPEFTNRNPRNLELLAVARKERGWGTVWPSREFWHRLRVIRTQHHVEALVEHPSGQVVVSASTREWAIKKHLYRTRNVVACESLGRVLAQRCLEAGINFMVYQPTPWEAASDSLKCLQNAMTEGGVVLQEPRRIYE
- the MRPL18 gene encoding large ribosomal subunit protein uL18m isoform X3, translated to MALRSRLWEVVSASRSPGCGLAALSTASAPAAKPEADPQENEAVAPEFTNRNPRNLELLAVARKERGWGTVWPSREFWHRLRVIRTQHHVEALVEHPSGQVVVSASTPEMPAECHDGRWCGAAGTSADL